From the genome of Pseudoxanthomonas sp., one region includes:
- a CDS encoding dienelactone hydrolase family protein has protein sequence MDEQRTPASAFDQRVLDLYDDYVHGRIDRRGFLAGAAKFAVGGTTAAGLLAALTPQYAFAAQVAADDPRITTVYRTFPAPQGHGEGRGLLAMPRAEGRHPVVLVVHENRGLNPYIEDVARRLAVAGFIAFAPDALYPLGGYPGNDDAGREMQATLDRARVLADLEAAARFADGLPRGNGKLGVIGFCFGGLVTNLLASRLPELVAAGVPYYGGQPSAEEAARIKAPLLLQFAELDTRVNAGWPAYEQQLKAAGVAYTAHVYPGVNHGFHNDTTPRYDQAAADLSWQRTLAFLRQHLD, from the coding sequence ATGGACGAACAGCGCACACCGGCTTCCGCCTTCGACCAGCGCGTGCTGGATCTGTACGACGACTACGTCCACGGCCGCATCGACCGGCGCGGCTTTCTCGCCGGCGCGGCCAAATTCGCCGTGGGCGGCACCACGGCCGCGGGTCTGCTGGCGGCGCTGACGCCGCAGTACGCGTTCGCCGCGCAGGTGGCGGCGGACGATCCGCGCATCACCACGGTCTATCGCACGTTTCCCGCGCCGCAGGGCCACGGCGAGGGTCGCGGGCTGCTGGCGATGCCGCGTGCGGAAGGGCGCCATCCCGTCGTGCTGGTCGTGCACGAGAACCGTGGCCTGAACCCGTACATCGAGGATGTGGCGCGCCGCCTCGCGGTCGCCGGCTTCATCGCCTTCGCGCCCGATGCGCTGTATCCGCTGGGCGGCTATCCGGGCAACGACGATGCCGGCCGCGAGATGCAGGCCACGCTCGACCGCGCCCGCGTCCTCGCGGATCTCGAAGCCGCAGCGCGCTTCGCCGACGGATTGCCGCGCGGCAACGGGAAGCTGGGCGTGATCGGCTTCTGCTTCGGCGGTCTGGTGACCAACCTGCTCGCCTCGCGGCTGCCGGAACTGGTCGCTGCGGGCGTGCCTTACTACGGCGGCCAACCCTCAGCGGAAGAGGCGGCGCGCATCAAGGCGCCGCTGCTGCTGCAGTTCGCCGAGCTGGATACGCGCGTCAACGCCGGCTGGCCGGCCTACGAACAGCAACTGAAGGCGGCGGGTGTGGCGTATACCGCGCACGTCTACCCGGGCGTGAACCATGGCTTCCACAACGACACCACGCCGCGCTACGACCAGGCCGCGGCGGACCTGTCCTGGCAGCGCACGCTGGCCTTCCTGCGCCAGCATCTCGACTGA
- the pip gene encoding prolyl aminopeptidase: protein MRTLYPDIEPFDTGTLKVDDRHTLYYEQCGNPQGKPVVLLHGGPGAGCSPKMRRFHDPAKYRIVLFDQRGSGRSTPHADLVDNTTWDLVADIEKLREKLGIDRWQVFGGSWGSTLALAYAEAHPQRVTELVLRGIFMLRRWELEWFYQEGASRLFPDAWEHYVTAIPPVERHDLISAFHRRLTSDDKATRLAAAKAWSVWEGATSFLHVDADFVSGHEEPEFALAFARIENHYFVNGGFFEVEDQLLRDASRIADIPGVIVHGRYDVVCPVANAWELHQAWPKAKLEITPASGHSAFEAENVDALVRATDAFA from the coding sequence ATGCGCACGCTGTATCCCGACATCGAGCCCTTCGACACCGGCACGCTGAAGGTCGACGACCGCCATACGCTGTACTACGAGCAGTGCGGCAATCCGCAGGGCAAGCCGGTCGTGCTGCTGCACGGCGGGCCGGGCGCCGGCTGTAGCCCGAAGATGCGGCGCTTCCACGATCCCGCCAAGTACCGCATCGTGCTGTTCGACCAGCGCGGTTCCGGCCGATCCACGCCGCATGCGGACCTGGTCGACAACACCACTTGGGACCTGGTCGCCGACATCGAGAAACTGCGCGAGAAACTCGGCATCGACCGCTGGCAGGTGTTCGGCGGCAGCTGGGGCTCCACGCTGGCGCTGGCCTATGCCGAAGCGCATCCGCAGCGCGTCACCGAGCTGGTGCTGCGCGGCATCTTCATGCTGCGCCGCTGGGAGCTGGAGTGGTTCTACCAGGAAGGCGCCAGCCGCCTGTTCCCGGATGCATGGGAGCACTACGTCACTGCGATTCCGCCGGTCGAACGCCACGACCTGATCTCCGCCTTCCACCGTCGCCTGACGTCCGACGACAAGGCCACGCGCCTGGCGGCGGCCAAGGCGTGGAGCGTGTGGGAAGGCGCGACCAGCTTCCTGCATGTGGACGCCGATTTCGTCAGCGGCCACGAGGAACCGGAGTTCGCGCTGGCGTTCGCGCGCATCGAGAACCACTACTTCGTCAACGGCGGCTTCTTCGAGGTCGAGGACCAGCTGCTGCGCGATGCCTCGCGCATCGCCGACATCCCGGGCGTCATCGTGCACGGCCGCTACGACGTGGTGTGCCCGGTCGCCAACGCGTGGGAACTGCACCAGGCCTGGCCGAAGGCGAAGCTCGAGATCACGCCGGCGTCCGGCCACTCCGCGTTCGAAGCCGAGAACGTCGATGCGCTGGTACGGGCGACCGACGCCTTCGCCTGA
- the prmC gene encoding peptide chain release factor N(5)-glutamine methyltransferase: MSADLPTARLDLALRAAATRLPGPDARHEAEHLLLQVLGRDRAWLFAHGDDSLTEPQAASFEALLTRRAAGEPLAYLLGRRGFWTLDLQVSPATLIPRPETERLVELALERLPDDRTLRVADLGTGSGAIALALASERPQAQVVATDVSEDALRVAQANASANRIANVAFRCGSWLAPLADERFDLIASNPPYIADGDPHLGRGDLRFEPPTALSSGADGLDAIREIVATAPAHLLPGGWLLLEHGWDQGAAIRALLLAAGFVEVATWTDLEQRDRVTLGRVTEAQDRSS, encoded by the coding sequence ATGTCTGCCGACCTGCCCACCGCCCGCCTCGACCTGGCCCTGCGCGCCGCCGCGACACGCCTGCCCGGCCCCGATGCCCGCCACGAGGCCGAACACCTGCTGCTGCAGGTGCTGGGGCGCGACCGGGCGTGGCTGTTCGCCCACGGCGACGATTCCCTGACCGAGCCGCAGGCGGCGTCGTTCGAGGCGCTGCTGACCCGGCGCGCGGCGGGCGAACCGCTGGCCTACCTGCTGGGCCGGCGCGGGTTCTGGACGCTGGACCTGCAGGTCTCGCCCGCCACGCTGATCCCGCGCCCGGAGACCGAGCGGCTGGTCGAGCTGGCGCTGGAGCGCCTGCCGGACGACCGCACGCTGCGCGTGGCCGACCTCGGCACCGGCAGCGGTGCCATCGCGCTGGCGCTGGCGAGCGAACGGCCGCAGGCGCAGGTGGTCGCCACCGACGTCAGCGAGGACGCGCTGCGGGTCGCCCAGGCGAACGCGAGCGCGAACCGCATCGCCAACGTGGCGTTCCGCTGCGGAAGCTGGCTGGCGCCGCTGGCCGATGAGCGCTTCGACCTGATCGCCAGCAATCCGCCGTACATCGCCGACGGCGATCCCCATCTGGGCCGGGGCGACCTGCGTTTCGAGCCGCCGACGGCGCTGTCGTCCGGCGCCGACGGGCTGGACGCCATCCGCGAGATCGTGGCGACTGCGCCTGCGCACCTGCTGCCGGGCGGCTGGCTGTTGCTCGAGCATGGCTGGGACCAGGGCGCGGCCATCCGTGCGCTGTTGCTTGCGGCGGGCTTCGTCGAGGTCGCCACGTGGACGGACCTCGAGCAGCGCGACCGCGTCACCCTGGGGCGCGTAACGGAAGCGCAGGACCGCAGCAGCTAG
- a CDS encoding DUF1631 family protein, whose translation MPTTPPPLPTTGNQLVALLHEAMQSPLEAAFADVVDGLRQPMLDRLERMELDRGPYLEGLLALKDRREAILRGFREDMTSAWRIAADGEAAAVRFGEEPTSSVSGLGLVEEDELDVRLATEHLAEAISREWQSELLRLNGYLTWLDMGVRLTPDSAPYSPSRIAMAVYRGFAAASLPGNVRALAVQCCAREFVEVLGPIYENLHARLVRRLGPQDSTGPRVRRAQAIPSSGDEASSEPDWMTRFFVEWDHEDHETAADAATLPPALHQLLEESRHQRAREQGMARAAGARTSLSQRELIVALTLLQIASPEVHAEVLANPRRLQAAFKQQIFLQAAQLGVAPEAVAISEADENVVDLVGMLFEVIFRESHLGEEQVHVLGRLMAPMTKVALQDRKLFLQASHSARRLLNLLVEACDGNPGENDAQRLLLEKVKDTVQRLVADFDESQSVFRAARSDFNDFYVHYRAEAEKVEQALAAEQQARDAEADLLAGFAASLDARLQGADMPAPMRDVLLAGWPAYAARMQALNKPQAAPMMLDGLLRAVDDAQVRQDVRAWHAALDWLQPMWMASGQARPAIAALREQLFSRLVAPHEAAEHAAPPQPVAPATPAPTTVLPGLLEAQEWMEGLQHLDPVMTAYFQGLREGSWLDFVDKDNRVQAGRLSWISPFSRRMMFVNRAGARICVASVQELVVMAQLGRVRMHRDEDAFYSAMQGVVDRLVTPDAD comes from the coding sequence ATGCCCACCACGCCGCCGCCTCTCCCGACCACTGGCAACCAGCTCGTCGCGCTGCTGCATGAAGCCATGCAGTCTCCGCTGGAAGCGGCGTTCGCCGACGTGGTGGATGGGTTGCGCCAGCCCATGCTGGACCGGCTGGAGCGGATGGAACTGGATCGCGGTCCCTATCTGGAAGGGCTGCTGGCACTGAAGGACCGCCGTGAGGCGATCCTCCGGGGATTCCGCGAGGACATGACATCGGCCTGGCGGATCGCGGCGGACGGCGAAGCCGCGGCGGTCCGGTTCGGCGAAGAGCCGACCAGCAGCGTCAGCGGCCTGGGACTGGTCGAGGAGGACGAACTCGACGTCCGGCTGGCGACCGAGCACCTGGCCGAGGCGATCTCGCGCGAGTGGCAGTCCGAGCTGCTGCGCCTGAACGGATACCTGACCTGGCTGGACATGGGCGTGCGGCTCACGCCCGACAGCGCGCCGTATTCGCCATCGCGCATTGCGATGGCGGTGTACCGCGGCTTCGCGGCGGCGTCGCTGCCGGGCAACGTCCGCGCCCTGGCGGTGCAGTGCTGCGCGCGCGAGTTCGTCGAGGTGCTGGGTCCGATCTACGAAAACCTGCATGCTCGGCTGGTGCGTCGGCTGGGGCCGCAGGACAGCACGGGGCCGAGGGTGCGGCGCGCGCAGGCGATTCCCAGCAGTGGCGACGAAGCCTCCAGCGAGCCCGACTGGATGACGCGCTTCTTCGTCGAATGGGACCACGAGGACCACGAGACCGCCGCCGACGCCGCGACGCTGCCGCCGGCCCTGCACCAGTTGCTGGAGGAGTCGCGGCACCAGCGGGCACGGGAGCAGGGCATGGCGCGTGCGGCCGGCGCACGCACGTCGCTGTCGCAGCGGGAACTGATCGTGGCGTTGACGCTGCTGCAGATCGCCTCGCCGGAAGTGCATGCCGAAGTGCTGGCCAATCCACGGCGGTTGCAGGCGGCGTTCAAGCAGCAGATCTTCCTGCAGGCCGCGCAGCTTGGCGTGGCGCCGGAAGCGGTGGCGATTTCGGAAGCGGACGAGAACGTCGTCGACCTGGTGGGCATGCTGTTCGAGGTGATCTTCCGCGAAAGCCACTTGGGCGAGGAACAGGTGCATGTGCTGGGGCGCCTGATGGCGCCGATGACGAAGGTCGCGCTGCAGGACCGCAAGCTGTTCCTGCAGGCCAGCCATTCGGCGCGGCGGTTGCTCAACCTGCTGGTGGAGGCGTGCGACGGCAACCCGGGCGAGAACGATGCCCAGCGCCTGTTGCTGGAAAAGGTGAAGGACACCGTGCAGCGCCTCGTCGCGGACTTCGACGAAAGCCAGTCGGTGTTCCGCGCCGCGCGGAGCGACTTCAACGATTTCTATGTGCATTACCGCGCGGAAGCGGAGAAGGTGGAACAGGCGTTGGCCGCCGAACAGCAGGCGCGCGACGCCGAGGCCGACCTGCTGGCCGGTTTCGCCGCCTCACTGGACGCGCGCCTGCAGGGCGCGGACATGCCGGCGCCGATGCGCGACGTGTTGCTCGCCGGGTGGCCCGCCTATGCGGCGCGCATGCAGGCGCTCAACAAGCCGCAGGCCGCGCCAATGATGCTGGACGGCCTGCTGCGCGCCGTCGACGACGCCCAGGTCCGTCAGGACGTGCGCGCCTGGCATGCCGCCCTGGACTGGTTGCAGCCCATGTGGATGGCGTCGGGCCAGGCGCGACCTGCCATCGCCGCCCTGCGGGAGCAGCTGTTCTCGCGTCTGGTCGCGCCCCACGAGGCGGCGGAACACGCCGCGCCGCCGCAGCCCGTTGCGCCCGCGACACCGGCGCCGACCACCGTGCTGCCCGGCCTGCTGGAAGCGCAGGAGTGGATGGAGGGTCTGCAGCACCTGGATCCGGTGATGACCGCCTACTTCCAGGGCCTGCGCGAAGGCAGTTGGCTGGACTTCGTCGACAAGGACAACCGCGTGCAGGCCGGACGGCTGAGCTGGATCAGTCCGTTCTCGCGGCGCATGATGTTCGTCAACCGCGCGGGCGCGCGCATCTGCGTGGCGTCGGTGCAGGAACTGGTGGTGATGGCGCAGCTCGGGCGCGTGCGCATGCATCGCGACGAGGACGCGTTCTACAGCGCCATGCAGGGCGTGGTGGACCGGTTGGTGACCCCCGACGCGGATTGA
- a CDS encoding DUF4019 domain-containing protein yields MTEAASRVAARIGLEDVDIQRLGMAAMRFISAIEQGEHEILWSAASSTMRNAMPKESFLDQLMRRHRDLGRGTARRWAAVRVDQPAHRTRWQIGTYAVLEFSVKFGAMGLPHRETVTLRREEEGVWRLAGYAVKVD; encoded by the coding sequence ATGACGGAAGCGGCATCACGGGTGGCGGCGAGGATCGGGCTGGAGGACGTCGACATCCAGCGACTGGGCATGGCGGCGATGCGCTTCATCAGTGCCATCGAGCAGGGCGAGCACGAGATCCTGTGGTCGGCCGCGTCGTCGACGATGCGCAACGCCATGCCGAAGGAATCGTTCCTCGACCAGCTCATGCGGCGCCACCGCGACCTCGGGCGCGGCACGGCGCGGCGGTGGGCCGCCGTGCGCGTCGATCAGCCCGCGCATCGTACGCGCTGGCAGATCGGGACCTATGCCGTGCTCGAGTTCTCGGTGAAGTTCGGCGCGATGGGGCTGCCGCATCGCGAGACCGTCACCCTGCGGCGGGAAGAAGAAGGGGTGTGGCGCCTGGCCGGCTATGCGGTGAAAGTCGACTGA
- the ahpC gene encoding alkyl hydroperoxide reductase subunit C translates to MSLINTPVQPFKATAFHNGEFVEVTDGTLKGKWSVLIFMPAAFTFNCPTEVEDAAANYAEFQKAGAEVYIVTTDTHFSHKVWHETSPAVGKAQFPLVGDPTHQLTRAFGVHIEEEGLALRGTFVINPEGVIKTAEIHSNEIARDVSETLRKLKAAQFTAANPGQVCPAKWKEGAQTIAPSLDLVGKI, encoded by the coding sequence ATGTCCCTGATCAACACCCCGGTCCAGCCGTTCAAGGCCACCGCGTTCCACAACGGCGAATTCGTCGAAGTCACCGACGGCACCCTGAAGGGCAAGTGGTCGGTCCTGATCTTCATGCCGGCCGCCTTCACCTTCAATTGCCCGACCGAAGTGGAAGACGCCGCCGCCAACTACGCCGAGTTCCAGAAGGCCGGCGCCGAGGTCTACATCGTCACCACCGACACGCACTTCTCGCACAAGGTGTGGCACGAAACCTCCCCGGCGGTGGGCAAGGCCCAGTTCCCGCTGGTCGGCGACCCGACCCACCAGCTGACCCGCGCCTTCGGCGTGCACATCGAAGAAGAAGGCCTGGCCCTGCGCGGCACCTTCGTCATCAACCCGGAAGGCGTCATCAAGACCGCCGAGATCCACAGCAACGAGATCGCCCGCGACGTGTCGGAAACCCTGCGCAAGCTGAAGGCCGCGCAGTTCACCGCCGCCAATCCCGGCCAGGTCTGCCCGGCCAAGTGGAAGGAAGGCGCGCAGACGATCGCCCCGTCGCTGGACCTGGTCGGCAAGATCTAA
- a CDS encoding nitroreductase, with protein sequence MPTESLLQALDARRSVPSKQLGEPGPDHVTLRRMLASAVRVPDHGKLVPFRFIYVHGDARHVLGDRLAERTRALDPGASDAAVEKDRGRFSSAPDIITVVARLTPGHKVPEQEQLLTAGSVCFALLQAAQACGFGAQWLTGWMAYDDHVTGLLGLAPNEKIVGFIHIGTPRLQAPERERPDPAALLTEWTPDA encoded by the coding sequence ATGCCCACCGAAAGTCTGTTGCAGGCGTTGGACGCGCGCCGCTCCGTCCCATCTAAGCAGCTGGGTGAACCCGGCCCCGATCATGTCACGCTGCGGCGGATGCTGGCATCGGCCGTGCGCGTGCCCGATCACGGCAAGCTGGTGCCGTTCCGCTTCATCTATGTCCATGGCGACGCACGTCACGTCCTGGGCGACCGCTTGGCCGAGCGCACCCGCGCGCTCGACCCCGGCGCCTCCGACGCCGCCGTGGAGAAGGATCGCGGCCGCTTTTCCAGCGCACCGGACATCATCACCGTGGTCGCCCGGCTGACACCGGGCCACAAGGTGCCGGAGCAGGAACAGCTGCTGACCGCCGGCAGCGTGTGCTTCGCCCTGCTGCAGGCGGCACAGGCGTGCGGATTCGGAGCGCAGTGGCTGACCGGCTGGATGGCGTACGACGACCACGTCACCGGGTTGCTAGGGCTCGCACCGAACGAGAAGATCGTGGGCTTCATCCACATCGGCACACCGCGCCTGCAGGCACCGGAGCGCGAGCGGCCGGATCCCGCCGCGCTGCTGACCGAGTGGACGCCCGATGCCTGA
- the ahpF gene encoding alkyl hydroperoxide reductase subunit F gives MLDANLKTQLKAYLEKAVRPIHITAHLDDSDASSQLQALLRDLQDASANIHVTEQQGGERTPSFSLTSPGHDIHLTFAGLPMGHEFTSLVLALLQVGGHPSKLAQDVIEQIRSLDGEYRFETYFSLSCQNCPDVVQALNLMAVLNPKIQHVAIDGALFQQEVERREVMSVPTIFLNGEVFGAGRMGVDEIVAKLDTNAGKREAEKIKARAPYDVLVVGGGPAGAAAAIYAARKGIRTGVAAERFGGQVLDTMAIENFISVPYTEGPKLAAALEQHVRDYQVDVMNLQRAEKLVPAGSDGLIEVQLANGASLKSKTVVLSTGARWRQMNVPGENEYRNKGVAYCPHCDGPLFKGKRVAVIGGGNSGVEAAIDLAGIVAQVTLIEFDSQLRADDVLQRKLRSLPNVRIVTSAQTTEVLGDGHKVNGLVYRDRAGGDTHRVELEGIFVQIGLLPNTEWLKGVVTLSPRGEIVVDDRGQTSVPGVFAAGDATTVPYKQIVIAMGEGSKAALGAFDHLIRTSAPMETPDAVAA, from the coding sequence ATGCTGGACGCCAATCTGAAGACGCAGCTGAAGGCCTACCTCGAAAAGGCCGTGCGCCCCATCCACATCACCGCGCACCTGGACGACAGCGACGCCTCGTCGCAACTGCAGGCGCTGCTGCGCGACCTGCAGGACGCATCCGCGAACATCCATGTCACCGAACAGCAGGGCGGCGAACGCACGCCGTCGTTCTCGCTGACCTCGCCCGGCCACGACATCCACCTGACCTTCGCCGGCCTGCCGATGGGCCATGAGTTCACCTCGCTGGTGCTGGCGCTGCTGCAGGTCGGCGGTCATCCGTCGAAGCTGGCGCAGGACGTGATCGAACAGATCCGCTCGCTCGATGGCGAATACCGCTTCGAGACGTATTTCTCGCTGTCGTGCCAGAACTGCCCGGACGTGGTGCAGGCGCTGAACCTGATGGCGGTGCTGAACCCGAAGATCCAGCACGTCGCCATCGACGGCGCGCTGTTCCAGCAGGAAGTCGAGCGGCGCGAAGTGATGTCGGTGCCGACCATCTTCCTCAACGGCGAGGTGTTCGGCGCCGGTCGCATGGGCGTGGACGAGATCGTCGCCAAGCTCGACACCAACGCCGGCAAGCGCGAGGCCGAGAAGATCAAGGCCAGGGCGCCGTACGACGTGCTCGTCGTCGGTGGCGGCCCGGCCGGCGCCGCCGCCGCCATTTACGCCGCGCGCAAGGGTATCCGCACCGGCGTGGCGGCCGAACGCTTCGGCGGCCAGGTACTGGACACCATGGCGATCGAGAACTTCATTTCCGTGCCGTATACCGAAGGCCCGAAGCTCGCCGCCGCTCTGGAACAGCACGTGCGCGACTACCAGGTCGACGTGATGAACCTGCAGCGCGCGGAGAAGCTGGTGCCCGCCGGCAGTGATGGCCTGATCGAGGTCCAACTCGCCAACGGCGCCTCGCTGAAGTCGAAGACGGTGGTCCTCTCCACCGGCGCGCGCTGGCGGCAGATGAACGTGCCCGGCGAGAACGAGTACCGCAACAAGGGGGTGGCCTACTGCCCGCATTGCGACGGTCCGCTGTTCAAGGGCAAGCGCGTGGCGGTGATCGGCGGCGGCAATTCCGGCGTGGAAGCGGCGATCGACCTGGCCGGCATCGTGGCGCAGGTCACGCTGATCGAGTTCGACAGCCAGCTGCGCGCCGACGACGTGCTGCAGCGCAAGCTGCGCAGCCTGCCGAACGTGCGCATCGTCACCAGCGCGCAGACCACGGAGGTGCTGGGCGATGGCCACAAGGTCAACGGCCTGGTCTACCGTGACCGCGCGGGGGGCGATACGCACCGCGTGGAACTGGAGGGCATCTTCGTGCAGATCGGCCTGCTGCCGAACACCGAGTGGCTGAAGGGCGTGGTGACGCTGAGCCCGCGCGGCGAGATCGTCGTCGACGACCGCGGACAGACCAGCGTGCCGGGCGTGTTCGCCGCCGGCGACGCCACCACGGTGCCGTACAAGCAGATCGTCATCGCCATGGGCGAGGGCTCCAAGGCCGCACTGGGTGCCTTCGACCACCTGATCCGCACGTCGGCGCCGATGGAAACGCCGGACGCGGTGGCGGCATGA
- a CDS encoding 5'-3' exonuclease yields the protein MPEALHPRPLYLVDASLYVFRAWHSMPDEFQDADGWPTNAVHGFARFLLELLEKERPANIAIAFDEALDSCFRNRLYPAYKANREPAPEALRRQFTHCKALCAALGLSVLAHMEYEADDLIGSALHAARPEGFRGVIVSADKDLSQLLQDHDEQWDFARGQRWGASGVKARHGVEARQIADYLALTGDAVDNIPGVTGIGAKSAAVLLAHFGDLDTLLGRMDEVAFLRLRGAATMAVRLREQREHALLWRQLTTIALDAPLGDIAIGHQRGQADGDMLGALSEALRFGPMTRRRLRVAAGLEDPAY from the coding sequence ATGCCTGAAGCGCTCCACCCGCGCCCGCTCTACCTGGTCGACGCCAGCCTGTACGTGTTCCGCGCCTGGCATTCGATGCCGGACGAGTTCCAGGATGCCGACGGCTGGCCGACCAACGCGGTGCATGGTTTCGCGCGCTTCCTGCTGGAGCTGCTGGAGAAGGAACGTCCGGCGAACATCGCCATCGCCTTCGACGAGGCCTTGGACAGTTGTTTCCGCAACCGCCTCTACCCCGCCTATAAGGCGAACCGCGAACCGGCGCCGGAAGCGCTGCGGCGCCAGTTCACCCACTGCAAGGCGCTGTGCGCCGCGCTCGGCCTGAGCGTGCTGGCGCACATGGAATACGAGGCCGACGACCTGATCGGCAGCGCGTTGCATGCCGCGCGACCGGAGGGATTCCGCGGCGTCATCGTATCGGCCGACAAGGACCTGTCGCAGCTGCTGCAGGACCATGACGAGCAGTGGGACTTCGCGCGCGGACAGCGCTGGGGCGCGTCCGGCGTGAAGGCCCGTCACGGCGTGGAAGCGCGCCAGATCGCCGACTACCTGGCCCTGACAGGCGATGCGGTGGACAACATTCCCGGCGTGACCGGCATCGGTGCGAAGTCGGCCGCGGTGTTGCTGGCGCACTTCGGCGACCTCGATACCCTGCTCGGCCGCATGGACGAAGTCGCCTTCCTGCGCCTGCGCGGTGCCGCCACGATGGCGGTGCGCCTGCGCGAACAGCGCGAACACGCACTGCTGTGGCGCCAGCTCACCACCATCGCCCTGGATGCACCGCTGGGCGACATCGCCATCGGCCACCAACGCGGCCAGGCCGACGGCGACATGCTGGGCGCATTGTCGGAGGCGCTCCGCTTCGGACCGATGACGCGGCGGCGATTGCGGGTGGCGGCGGGATTGGAGGATCCTGCCTACTGA
- a CDS encoding NUDIX hydrolase has protein sequence MDEHDDDKHNVPAEVVWQGKYQRMMVRGTWEYVERAHAGGLAAIIIAVTPDDDVLFVEQFRVPLQARTIEMPAGLVGDIHAGESIEVSAIRELEEETGWTADQAEVLMIGPTSSGSSSEKIAFVRASGLRKVGEGGGDGDEDITVHAVPRTRAAAWLAQKMAEGYELDAKLWAGLWMIDHALDGTPRG, from the coding sequence ATGGACGAACACGACGACGACAAGCACAACGTGCCCGCCGAGGTGGTCTGGCAGGGCAAATACCAGCGGATGATGGTGCGGGGCACGTGGGAGTACGTGGAGCGCGCGCATGCCGGGGGACTCGCGGCCATCATCATCGCGGTGACGCCGGACGACGACGTGCTGTTCGTCGAACAGTTCCGCGTGCCGCTGCAGGCGCGCACCATCGAGATGCCGGCGGGGCTGGTGGGCGATATCCATGCGGGCGAATCGATCGAGGTCTCCGCGATCCGCGAACTGGAGGAAGAGACCGGCTGGACCGCCGACCAGGCCGAGGTGCTGATGATCGGCCCCACGTCATCGGGCAGCAGCAGCGAGAAGATCGCCTTCGTCCGCGCTAGCGGCCTGCGCAAGGTCGGCGAGGGTGGCGGGGATGGCGATGAAGACATCACCGTGCATGCGGTTCCGCGCACGCGCGCGGCGGCCTGGCTGGCGCAGAAGATGGCGGAAGGCTATGAACTGGATGCCAAGCTGTGGGCGGGCCTCTGGATGATCGACCACGCGCTCGACGGCACGCCGCGCGGTTGA